One Chromatiales bacterium genomic window carries:
- a CDS encoding protein phosphatase CheZ, which produces MTLPLDDKARAEFLTHAREIVARLEAADDEGFMAALDTLARTRETDLFNELGKLTRSLHETLTGFQLDSRISALAEKDIPDAKERLNYVITMTEQAANRTMDAIEEMLPLAETLGERAEKHATAWKRFRGREMPVDEFRELSRELDGFFEQASMDIQQLRGSLSDVLMAQDYQDLTGQIIRRVITMVQEVEEQLVELIRVAGKRLAPDAEEDAQLKEEDDNRRGVGPAVPGVDKGDVVSSQDEVDDLLSSLGF; this is translated from the coding sequence ATGACGCTGCCGCTGGACGACAAGGCCCGCGCCGAGTTCCTCACCCACGCGCGCGAGATCGTGGCGCGCCTGGAGGCCGCGGATGACGAAGGCTTCATGGCCGCGCTGGATACCCTGGCGCGCACCCGCGAGACCGATCTGTTCAACGAGCTGGGCAAGCTCACCCGTTCCCTGCACGAGACCCTGACGGGGTTTCAGCTCGATTCGCGCATCAGCGCCCTGGCGGAAAAGGACATCCCGGACGCCAAGGAACGCCTCAATTACGTCATCACCATGACCGAGCAGGCGGCCAATCGCACCATGGATGCGATTGAAGAAATGCTGCCACTGGCCGAAACACTGGGGGAGCGCGCCGAAAAACACGCCACCGCCTGGAAGCGGTTTCGCGGGCGCGAGATGCCGGTGGACGAGTTTCGCGAGCTGAGCCGCGAGCTGGATGGCTTCTTCGAGCAGGCCTCGATGGACATCCAGCAGCTGCGGGGCAGTCTCTCCGACGTCCTCATGGCGCAGGATTACCAGGACCTGACCGGCCAGATCATCCGTCGCGTGATCACCATGGTGCAGGAGGTCGAGGAGCAGCTGGTCGAGCTGATACGCGTCGCCGGCAAGCGCCTCGCCCCCGATGCCGAGGAAGATGCACAGCTCAAGGAAGAGGACGACAACCGCAGGGGTGTGGGCCCGGCCGTGCCGGGCGTCGACAAGGGCGATGTGGTCAGCAGTCAGGACGAAGTCGACGATTTGCTGTCAAGCCTCGGTTTCTGA
- a CDS encoding chemotaxis response regulator protein-glutamate methylesterase — MTPLRVLVVDDSAFFRRRIVEMLNADPGLEVVDTAANGREAVEKARSLKPDVITMDIEMPEMDGISAVRRIMHAYPVPVLMFSSLTHEGAKATLDALEAGAMDFLPKSFDDISKNRDEVARVLCRRVTSIARRGRLSTRAPATSGSGAAASSRPAHPTPPDTGGPVNLRDFGILAIGASTGGPVALQKVLQPLPADFPLPILLIQHMPATFTPAFAERLNQQCQISVKEAADGDELKPGLALLAPGGKQMTVETVAGRTKVRIGESEPSQHYRPCVDVTFSSVAQAYGGKALAVVLTGMGADGREGARLLKQRGSRVWAQDEASSVIWGMPGAVAEAGLADRVLPLAAIGPKLAGRG; from the coding sequence ATGACCCCGTTACGAGTCCTGGTGGTGGACGACTCGGCCTTCTTCCGACGGCGCATCGTGGAGATGCTCAACGCCGATCCGGGGCTGGAGGTCGTCGATACCGCGGCCAACGGCCGCGAGGCCGTGGAAAAGGCGCGCAGCCTGAAGCCGGATGTCATCACCATGGACATCGAGATGCCGGAGATGGACGGCATCAGCGCCGTGCGGCGCATCATGCATGCCTACCCGGTGCCGGTGCTGATGTTCTCCTCGCTCACCCACGAGGGGGCCAAGGCCACGCTGGATGCCCTGGAGGCGGGGGCCATGGACTTCCTGCCCAAGAGCTTCGACGACATCTCCAAGAACCGCGACGAGGTGGCGCGCGTGCTGTGCCGCCGCGTCACCTCGATTGCCCGGCGCGGCCGGCTGTCGACCCGTGCACCGGCCACGTCCGGCAGCGGCGCGGCTGCCTCATCGCGCCCGGCCCATCCGACCCCGCCCGATACCGGCGGGCCGGTCAACCTGCGCGACTTCGGCATCCTCGCCATCGGCGCCTCCACCGGCGGGCCGGTCGCCCTGCAGAAGGTGCTGCAGCCGCTGCCGGCCGATTTCCCGCTGCCCATCCTGCTGATCCAGCACATGCCGGCCACCTTCACCCCGGCGTTTGCCGAGCGCCTGAACCAGCAGTGCCAGATCAGCGTGAAGGAGGCGGCCGACGGCGACGAACTGAAACCCGGCCTGGCGCTGCTCGCCCCGGGCGGCAAGCAGATGACGGTGGAGACCGTGGCCGGCCGTACCAAGGTGCGCATCGGCGAGAGCGAACCGTCGCAGCACTACCGTCCCTGCGTGGACGTGACCTTCAGTTCCGTGGCCCAGGCCTACGGCGGCAAGGCCCTGGCCGTGGTGCTCACCGGCATGGGCGCGGACGGGCGCGAGGGCGCCCGCCTGCTCAAGCAGCGCGGCTCCCGGGTATGGGCGCAGGACGAGGCGAGCTCGGTGATCTGGGGCATGCCCGGTGCGGTGGCGGAGGCGGGTCTGGCCGACCGGGTGCTGCCGCTGGCCGCCATCGGCCCGAAACTGGCCGGCAGGGGCTGA
- a CDS encoding chemotaxis protein CheA, producing the protein MAIDLDDDILQDFLVEAGELMEQLGEQLVELEQAPDDKDLLNAVFRAFHTIKGGAGFVNLVPMVELCHRAEDVFNLLRQGERQVDADLMDAVLRALAVLNDQFDAVRAGQDPMAADAALLGQLEALAAGGVAAPAPAAVPPAPAGEGDITDEEFEQLLDAMAGESPAADATATAGGKGDEITDDEFEALLDQMHGKGRHGGVPKAGPADPPAASAPPAAGKGGDEHITEDEFESLLDELHGSGKAPGKAAASAAKPAASAPAASAKEPAPAAAVADKAAKPAAETSVRVDTRRLDEIMNLVGELVLVRNRLATLQQNIRDEEIAKTVANLDMVTSDIQAAVMMTRMQPIKKVFGRFPRVVRDLARSLKKEVNLTLIGEETDLDKNLVEALADPLVHLVRNAVDHGIEMPEERVAAGKPRLGEVILSASQEGDHILITIEDDGKGMDPEVLRNKAVEKGVLAPEQAARLSDVEAYNLIFAPGFSTKTEISDVSGRGVGMDVVKTRINQLNGTVEIDSEKGRGSRLSIKLPLTLAILPTLMIMVGGQHFALPLSNVRETYDLDLSKTSVVDDQEVLLVRGKPLPLFYLQRWLSRNGRSYGKKDRASHQVVVVEVGTRAVCFVVDELIGQEEVVIKPLGVFLHGKPGFAGATITGDGRIALIIDVPSLLKANARRF; encoded by the coding sequence ATGGCTATCGATCTTGATGATGACATTCTGCAGGACTTCCTGGTCGAGGCCGGCGAGCTCATGGAGCAGCTGGGCGAACAGCTCGTGGAGCTGGAACAGGCCCCGGATGACAAGGACCTGCTGAATGCGGTCTTTCGTGCCTTCCATACCATCAAGGGTGGCGCGGGGTTCGTGAACCTCGTGCCGATGGTGGAGCTCTGCCATCGCGCCGAGGACGTGTTCAACCTGCTGCGCCAGGGCGAGCGCCAGGTTGATGCCGACCTGATGGACGCCGTGCTGCGCGCCCTGGCCGTGCTCAACGACCAGTTCGATGCCGTGCGTGCCGGGCAGGACCCGATGGCCGCCGATGCCGCGCTGCTCGGCCAGCTGGAGGCCCTGGCCGCCGGCGGTGTGGCGGCGCCAGCGCCCGCGGCCGTCCCGCCGGCCCCGGCCGGGGAGGGCGACATCACCGACGAGGAATTCGAGCAGCTGCTGGACGCCATGGCGGGCGAATCGCCGGCGGCGGACGCCACGGCCACGGCCGGCGGCAAGGGCGACGAGATCACCGACGACGAGTTCGAGGCCCTGCTCGACCAGATGCACGGCAAGGGCCGGCATGGCGGCGTGCCGAAGGCCGGTCCGGCCGACCCGCCGGCCGCCTCCGCGCCCCCGGCGGCAGGCAAGGGCGGCGACGAGCACATCACCGAGGACGAATTCGAGAGCCTGCTCGACGAGCTGCACGGCTCGGGCAAGGCCCCGGGCAAGGCGGCTGCGTCCGCCGCCAAGCCGGCCGCATCTGCCCCGGCCGCTTCGGCGAAGGAGCCTGCGCCGGCCGCGGCGGTGGCCGACAAGGCGGCCAAGCCGGCCGCCGAGACCAGCGTGCGCGTGGATACCCGGCGCCTGGACGAGATCATGAACCTGGTGGGCGAGCTGGTGCTGGTGCGCAACCGCCTGGCCACCCTGCAGCAGAACATCCGCGACGAGGAGATCGCCAAGACCGTCGCCAACCTCGACATGGTCACCTCCGACATCCAGGCGGCGGTGATGATGACGCGCATGCAGCCGATCAAGAAGGTCTTCGGCCGCTTCCCGCGCGTGGTGCGCGACCTCGCCCGCAGCCTGAAGAAGGAGGTCAACCTCACCCTGATCGGCGAGGAGACCGACCTGGACAAGAACCTGGTCGAGGCCCTGGCCGATCCGCTGGTGCACCTGGTGCGCAATGCCGTGGACCACGGCATCGAGATGCCGGAGGAGCGTGTCGCCGCCGGCAAGCCGCGCCTGGGCGAGGTGATCCTGTCCGCCTCGCAGGAGGGCGATCACATCCTCATCACCATCGAGGACGACGGCAAGGGCATGGACCCCGAGGTGCTGCGCAACAAGGCGGTGGAGAAGGGCGTGCTGGCCCCCGAACAGGCCGCGCGCCTGTCGGACGTGGAGGCCTACAACCTGATCTTCGCCCCGGGCTTCTCCACCAAGACCGAGATCTCCGACGTCTCCGGCCGCGGCGTGGGCATGGACGTGGTGAAGACCCGCATCAACCAGCTCAACGGCACGGTGGAGATCGATTCCGAGAAGGGGCGCGGCAGCCGGCTGAGCATCAAGCTGCCGCTCACGCTGGCGATCCTGCCCACGCTCATGATCATGGTCGGCGGCCAGCACTTCGCGCTGCCGCTGTCCAACGTGCGCGAGACCTACGACCTGGACCTGTCCAAGACCAGCGTGGTCGACGACCAGGAGGTCCTGCTGGTGCGCGGCAAGCCGCTGCCGCTGTTCTATCTGCAGCGCTGGCTCAGCCGCAACGGCCGCAGCTACGGCAAGAAGGACCGTGCATCCCACCAGGTGGTGGTGGTCGAGGTCGGCACCCGCGCCGTGTGTTTCGTGGTGGACGAGCTGATCGGACAGGAAGAGGTGGTGATCAAGCCGCTGGGCGTGTTCCTGCACGGCAAGCCGGGCTTTGCCGGCGCCACCATCACCGGCGATGGCCGCATCGCCCTGATCATCGACGTCCCGAGTCTGTTGAAGGCCAATGCCCGGCGTTTCTGA
- a CDS encoding RNA polymerase sigma factor FliA yields the protein MYTDVQQSDGNELVIQHAPLLKRIAYHLISRLPASVQVEDLIQAGMIGLLEASRNYDASQGASFETYAGIRIRGAMMDEIRRGDWTPRSVHRRTREMAQAVREIEGREGREAQDAEVARVMGITLDEYHNLLRDAAGSRVLSFEDLGYEGRDSVESLPDHGDGPLDELGRDGFREALAEAITGLPERERLVMALYYDEELNLREIGEVLGVSESRVCQIHGQALVRLRARLSEWQTDEA from the coding sequence AAACGAGCTGGTCATCCAGCACGCCCCCCTGCTCAAGCGCATTGCCTACCACCTGATCAGTCGCCTGCCGGCCAGTGTGCAGGTCGAGGACCTGATCCAGGCCGGCATGATCGGCCTGCTGGAGGCCTCGCGCAATTACGATGCGAGCCAGGGTGCGAGCTTCGAGACCTATGCGGGCATCCGCATCCGCGGCGCCATGATGGACGAGATCCGCCGTGGCGACTGGACCCCCCGGTCGGTGCACCGGCGCACGCGCGAGATGGCGCAGGCGGTGCGCGAGATCGAGGGGCGCGAGGGGCGCGAGGCGCAGGATGCCGAGGTCGCCCGCGTGATGGGCATCACGCTGGACGAGTATCACAACCTGCTGCGCGATGCCGCCGGCAGCCGCGTGCTGAGCTTCGAGGACCTCGGCTACGAGGGTCGCGACAGCGTCGAATCGCTGCCGGACCACGGTGACGGTCCGCTGGACGAGCTCGGCCGCGACGGCTTTCGCGAGGCCCTGGCCGAGGCCATCACCGGGTTGCCCGAGCGCGAGCGCCTGGTGATGGCGCTGTATTACGACGAGGAGCTCAACCTGCGCGAGATCGGCGAGGTGCTGGGGGTGAGCGAATCACGCGTCTGCCAGATTCACGGCCAGGCACTGGTGCGCCTGCGCGCACGGCTGTCGGAGTGGCAGACCGACGAGGCGTGA
- the cheY gene encoding chemotaxis protein CheY, whose product MDKNMKILIVDDFSTMRRIIKNLLRDLGFNNTVEADDGNTALPILKAGGIDFLVTDWNMPGMPGIDLLRAVRADEKLASLPVLLVTAEAKREQIVEAAQAGVNGYVVKPFTAETLKEKIEKIFERVEGGA is encoded by the coding sequence GTGGACAAGAACATGAAGATCCTGATCGTGGACGACTTCTCCACGATGCGGCGCATCATCAAGAACCTGCTGCGCGACCTGGGGTTCAACAACACGGTGGAGGCCGACGACGGCAACACCGCGCTGCCCATCCTCAAGGCCGGTGGCATCGACTTCCTCGTCACCGACTGGAACATGCCGGGCATGCCGGGCATCGACCTGCTGCGTGCGGTGCGGGCCGACGAGAAGCTCGCCTCGCTGCCGGTGCTGCTGGTGACCGCCGAGGCCAAGCGCGAGCAGATCGTGGAGGCCGCCCAGGCAGGGGTCAACGGCTACGTGGTGAAGCCCTTCACCGCGGAAACCCTCAAGGAAAAGATCGAGAAGATATTCGAGCGCGTCGAAGGCGGTGCGTGA